One stretch of Zerene cesonia ecotype Mississippi chromosome 20, Zerene_cesonia_1.1, whole genome shotgun sequence DNA includes these proteins:
- the LOC119835220 gene encoding probable serine hydrolase, whose translation MNISTKMAHRFIKPIILNSKEHGVRSILNCFNKTGCKKLHTAKNVPVKEIQIPVQWGHIAAKVWGDADRRRPILALHGWQDNAGTWDTLAPLLYQKIPIIAIDFPGHGLSSWYPHGMQYYPWDFARLILSIRDHFQWDKVSLLCHSMGSIAGMRYACVFPDDVDFYIAIDNIIADDYDLDQVVEMFPKLFRKIQITQARIDTEPPSYSIEEFVKKWHYGTKKSVSMESVHHLAKRGMKASSSDPNKYYFNRDARLKHTLFMPENKMFVETLVKRLKCPTAYFKAIDSPYASDQFSVDLRETLEKNNQNFESHFVPGTHHVHLNNPEVLAPIITKFLQKYKFI comes from the exons ATGAATATCTCAACTAAGATGGCGCACCGATTTATTAAACCTATCATTTTGAACTCTAAAGAACATGGCGTAagatctattttaaattgttttaataaaactggATGCAAGAAACTGCATACTGCAAAG AATGTGCCCGTAAAAGAAATTCAAATACCAGTACAATGGGGCCATATTGCTGCAAAGGTATGGGGAGACGCGGACAGACGCAGACCAATTCTGGCATTGCACGGCTGGCAGGACAACGCCGGAACCTGGGATACCTTGGCGCCATTGCTCTACCAGAAAATTCCTATAATAGCAATTGATTTCCCGGGACATGGACTATCATCCTGGTATCCAcatg GTATGCAATACTATCCATGGGACTTTGCACGTTTAATACTCTCTATTAGAGATCACTTTCAGTGGGATAAGGTATCACTTCTTTGTCATTCAATGGGATCCATAGCGGGGATGCGTTATGCTTGCGTTTTTCCAGATGACGTAGACTTTTATATCGCTATTGACAATATTATCGCAGACGATTATGACTTAGACCAAGTTGTTGAAATGTTCCCAAAACTATTTCGTAAGATTCAAATTACACAAGCCAGAATTGATACTGAGCCGCCTTCCTATTCTATCGAAGAATTTGTAAAGAAATGGCATTACGGGACAAAAAAATCTGTATCCATGGAAAGTGTTCACCATCTTGCGAAGCGAGGAATGAAAGCATCATCGAGTGATCCCAATAAATACTACTTTAACAGAGATGCTCGTTTGAAGCACACTCTATTTATGCccgaaaataaaatgtttgtagaAACACTTGTAAAACGGCTAAAGTGTCCAACCGCTTATTTTAAAGCTATAGATTCTCCATACGCTTCGGATCAGTTTTCAGTAGACCTTCGAGAAACATTAGAAAAGAATAATCAGAACTTTGAAAGTCACTTTGTTCCTGGTACACACCATGTCCATTTAAACAATCCTGAGGTGCTAGCGCCTATTATAACaaagtttttacaaaaatataaatttatatga
- the LOC119835334 gene encoding cyclin-dependent kinase 11B isoform X2: protein MEKAKREVGKAIERDDVPKDYYREKQYYREKEVYRDNKDIREKEMYREREIRDKDVYREKEVYREKDPYREREHYRERELYRDNTYRDLGRPRETYRSKEAYKEKDLQRDHDVYVSRDRQYKYSEAERKHIESEKIQTTSQRLQINARLQMLAEETRSSHNNEKENRDKTSGDKELEDLRSRILSKRLTKELQTQDSKKHSDYDKEVRSDSSRHSSLDKQHLERKNRLIEAEREMVKRKHESRNELEARREDRRRRGKKRSVSPDESRTKKNKTMHSPSYGDSVVEVSDASDVEMKSDTHSEPEEGEHSNTETEEGSSTTDSESDAKSDEEVQESAMNETVTKDHTKSKSPSPKSIHASPSSHETRRSHSRSKSRSRSHSFSPPPPDENGKTPVEEAKPTEDDESQRLKEEAINSLPPYFPALQGCRSVEEFQCLNRIEEGTYGVVYRARDKTTDEIVALKRLKMEKEKEGFPITSLREINTLLKGQHPNIVTVREIVVGSNMDKIFIVMDYVEHDLKSLMETMRNKKQVFLPGEVKCLMTQLLRAVHHLHDNWILHRDLKTSNLLLSHKGILKVGDFGLAREYGSPLRQYTPIVVTLWYRAPELLLCCKEYSTPIDMWSVGCIFAEFVTMNPLFPGKSEVDQLNRIFKDLGTPSELLWPGYKELPAVQKMTFAEHPPGGLRQRVGADLLSESGLALLQGFLTYNPVRRLSADAALEHAYFKENPVAIDPAMFPTWPAKSEGNRRTTHSPKPPAGGAAYAQFARADSDEALGFHVQARSLNVAPGFSLKF from the exons ATGGAAAAAGCGAAACGTGAGGTTGGTAAAGCCATTGAACGTGATGATGTACCCAAGGACTACTATAGAGAAAAACAATACTACAGGGAAAAAGAAGTATACCGCGATAACAAAGACATACGAGAAAAGGAAATGTATAGGGAACGAGAAATAAGAGATAAGGATGTATATAGAGAAAAGGAAGTCTATAGGGAAAAGGATCCTTATAGAGAAAGAGAGCATTATAGAGAGAGAGAATTGTATAGAGATAATACATATAGAGATTTAGGTAGACCAAGGGAAACTTATAGAAGTAAAGAGGCatacaaagaaaaagattTACAAAGGGATCATGATGTATATGTCAGTAGGGATAGACAGTATAAGTATTCTGAGGCTGAAAGAAAGCACATTGAGtcagaaaaaatacaaactacATCACAGAGGTTACAAATTAATGCTAGGTTACAAATGCTGGCTGAAGAAACTAGGAGTTCTCAcaataatgaaaaagaaaaccgAGATAAAACTTCTGGTGATAAAGAATTAGAAGATTTAAGAAGCAGAATATTAAGTAAAAGGTTGACAAAAGAACTTCAAACACAAGATTCAAAAAAACACTCTGATTATGACAAAGAGGTTAGGTCTGATTCCAGTAGACATTCTTCTCTAGATAAACAACATTTAGAACGAAAAAACAGATTGATAGAAGCAg AAAGAGAAATGGTTAAAAGGAAACATGAATCACGTAATGAATTAGAAGCGCGTCGAGAAGACCGTCGCCGCCGAGGCAAAAAGCGTTCCGTTAGTCCAGATGAAAGCAGGACTAAAAAGAACAAGACAATGCACTCGCCGAGCTACGGAGATTCAGTTGTAGAAGTGTCAGATGCTAGTGATGTGGAAATGAAGAGTGACACACACTCTGAACCCGAAGAAG GTGAACATTCCAATACAGAAACAGAAGAGGGAAGTTCTACTACTGATTCAGAATCTGATGCAAAATCAGATGAGGAAGTTCAAGAAAGTGCTATGAATGAAACAGTGACCAAAGATcatacaaaatcaaaatcacCATCACCAAAATCTATCCATGCAAGCCCCTCATCACATGAAACTAGAAG GTCACACTCTAGATCAAAAAGTAGGAGTAGGTCCCATTCATTTTCCCCACCCCCACCTGATGAAAATGGAAAAACTCCAGTAGAAGAAGCCAAACCTACTGAGGATGATGAAAGTCAGAGACTCAAAGAGGAGGCCATCAATTCACTGCCACCCTACTTCCCTGCACTTCAG ggGTGTAGATCAGTTGAAGAGTTTCAATGTTTAAATAGAATTGAGGAGGGCACATATGGAGTTGTCTATAGAGCTCGGGACAAAACCACAGATGAGATTGTGGCTCTGAAACGGCTCAAAATGGAGAAGGAAAAAGAAGGATTCCCTATTACATCACTAAGGGAAATCAACACATTACTAAAG gGCCAGCATCCGAACATCGTCACAGTGCGAGAAATAGTAGTCGGTTCGAATATGGACAAAATATTCATAGTTATGGATTACGTGGAACATGATTTGAAGAGTCTCATGGAAACAATGAGGAACAAAAAACAGGTGTTTCTACCAG gtGAGGTGAAATGTTTGATGACACAATTATTAAGAGCAGTTCACCACCTACATGATAACTGGATCCTGCACAGAGACCTGAAGACAAGTAATCTGCTGCTTTCACATAAAGGAATATTAAAG GTTGGAGATTTCGGATTGGCCAGGGAGTATGGGTCACCGCTTCGCCAGTACACACCCATAGTGGTGACACTTTGGTACCGCGCCCCAGAGCTATTGCTGTGCTGTAAAGAATACTCCACGCCCATTGATATGTGGAGTGTTGGATGCATATTTGCAGAGTTTGTCACGATGAATCCTCTATTTCCCGGAAAATCAGAGGTCGATCAGttgaatagaatatttaaG GACCTCGGCACGCCGTCGGAGTTGTTGTGGCCGGGCTACAAGGAGCTGCCAGCGGTGCAGAAGATGACGTTCGCGGAGCACCCGCCGGGCGGGCTGCGCCAGCGCGTCGGCGCCGACCTGCTCTCGGAGAGCGGGCTCGCGCTGCTGCAAGGCTTCCTCACCTACAACCCCGTGAGGCGCCTCTCCGCTGATGCCGCGCTGGAGCACGCTTACTTTAAG GAGAACCCGGTGGCGATCGACCCGGCGATGTTCCCCACGTGGCCCGCCAAGTCGGAGGGCAACCGGCGCACGACGCACAGCCCCAAGCCGCCGGCGGGTGGCGCGGCGTACGCGCAGTTCGCGCGCGCCGACTCGGACGAGGCGCTCGGCTTCCACGTGCAGGCGCGCTCGCTCAACGTCGCGCCCGGCTTCTCGCTCAAGTTCTAG
- the LOC119835221 gene encoding tRNA methyltransferase 10 homolog A, with translation MEELFETPDYDTAEENSYHHYTLFDVTVDPGLKDDEGNELPRPFNKNQMRKWLKKVRWEKHKAEKRSKEKARAKERKREARAANIDLGPNRKMLKKMKLEKVKKNITIIIDLSFDHLMIEKDRYKVIKQLLRCYSINRRSEAPLQFHVTSFGEKAKIDISRHNGYENWDIGYHEKSYLELFPKEKLVYLSSESENVIEQFEEDTYYIIGGLVDHNKHKGLCHKLAVDQGIRHAQLPLDKYVNMKTRKVLTIDHVFEIVLHISEGMQWQETLLKVLPLRKGVHLCDSLNNSTSIIETSKENNIPV, from the exons ATGGAAGAACTGTTTGAAACACCAGATTATGATACAGCAGAGGAAAATAGCTATCATCATTATACTTTATTCGATGTCACTGTTGACCCAGGATTAAAAGATGACGAAGGAAATGAACTGCCTAGacctttcaataaaaatcaaatgagGAAGTGGTTGAAAAAAGTGCGTTGGGAAAAACATAAGGCTGAAAAACGTAGTAAAGAAAAGGCTCGGGCCAAGGAAAGGAAACGGGAAGCACGCGCAGCAAATATAGATTTAGGCCCCAACAGAAAAATGTTGAAGAAAATGAAGTTAGAAaaagttaagaaaaatataaccataataattgatttaagtTTTGATCATTTAATGATCGAAAAAGATAGATATAaggtaataaaacaattgctaCGGTGctattcaataaataggcGGTCAGAGGCACCTCTCCAATTTCATGTCACGAGTTTTGGTGAAAAAGCAAAAATTGACATTTCCAGGCACAATGGTTATGAAAATTGGGAT ATAGGGTATCATGAAAAGTCTTACCTCGAGCTTTTTCCTAAAGAAAAGTTAGTTTATCTGTCTAGTGAATCTGAAAATGTCATTGAGCAATTTGAAGAGGACACATACTATATCATTGGTGGATTAGTGGACCATAACAAGCACAAG GGATTGTGTCATAAATTGGCTGTTGATCAAGGTATAAGGCATGCCCAGCTACCTCtagataaatatgtaaacatgAAAACAAGGAAAGTTTTGACCATAGACCATG ttttcgaGATTGTGCTTCATATTTCTGAAGGTATGCAGTGGCAAGAAACTCTTCTGAAAGTTTTACCATTAAGGAAGGGAGTACACCTATGTGactcattaaataattctacATCAATTATAGAAacatcaaaagaaaataatatacccGTATGa
- the LOC119834859 gene encoding argininosuccinate lyase: protein MSENRYQLWGGCFEEEASQDLRHLNDSLAVDSRLFREDIRGSSAWAQELNKSKHLSDDHYIAIIEGLKKVEIDIERDLNRSGRLLDKEEDIHSVVERRLQEYAGDAALHLHTARSRNDQSVTDTKLWMLNSVKNIKKELLHLISVVSKRAENEINVIAPGYTHLQRAQPIRWSHFMLSYAWLLKDDVCRLNEQVKRLSICPLGSGAIAGCALPIDRVRLAHSLGFNDITPNSMFAVGSRDYIVEFLNWAALCSVHLSRLAEDLIIYSTQEFGFVQLSDKFSTGSSLMPQKRNPDGLELVRGAAGMLLGDSFSFNCTLKGLPSTYNKDLQVDKEITFRSYDRLMHCIKVMNGTIRTMTVNQDKAIGLLDSSMLATDLAHALVRRGVPFRKAHHIVGFVLRRAAALGVDLKHMPHKEYIAICPEFGSQEELEKIFSWESSVEQYTSAGGTSRDAVWNQLQLLQKWLQDEHC from the exons ATGTCAGAG AACAGATATCAGTTATGGGGTGGTTGTTTTGAAGAAGAGGCCTCACAGGATCTGAGGCACTTAAACGATTCCCTAGCAGTAGACAGTCGGCTCTTTCGGGAAGATATTCGGGGTAGCAGTGCTTGGGCTCAAGAGCTGAATAAAAGCAAACATCTTTCCGATGATCATTACATTGCTATTATTGAAGGTTTGAAAAAA GTTGAAATCGACATCGAAAGAGATTTAAATAGAAGTGGTCGTCTCTTAGATAAAGAAGAAGATATACATTCCGTAGTGGAACGGCGGCTTCAAGAATATGCAGGTGATGCAGCTTTGCATTTACACACGGCTCGGAGTAGAAATGATCAGTCTGTCACAGATACAAAACTCTGGATGCTTAattctgtaaaaaatataaaaaaagaactattACATCTTATTTCG GTAGTGTCGAAACGTgcagaaaatgaaataaatgtaattgcaCCGGGATACACTCATCTTCAGCGAGCCCAACCTATACGATGGAGTCACTTTATGCTTAG CTATGCTTGGCTACTAAAAGACGATGTTTGTCGTCTAAATGAACAAGTTAAGCGCTTGTCAATATGCCCACTCGGCAGTGGCGCCATAGCTGGCTGTGCTTTGCCGATTGATCGTGTGAGATTAGCCCATAGTCTGGGATTTAATGATATCACACCTAACTCTATGTTTGCCGTTGGATCAAGAGATTATAttg TTGAATTTCTTAATTGGGCTGCACTGTGTTCAGTGCATCTAAGTAGACTAGCGGAAGATTTGATAATATACAGCACTCAAGAGTTTGGATTTGTACAGTTATCTGATAAATTTTCTACTGGATCCAGTTTAATGCCCCAGAAACGTAATCCTGATGGTTTAGAATTAGTGAGAGGGGCTGCAGGAATGCTTTTAGGTGACAGcttttcatttaattgcaCTCTTAAAGGTTTGCCCAGCACTTACAATAAAGACTTGCAGGTCGACAAGGAAATTACGTTTAGATCTTATGACAGATTAATGCACTGCATAAAAGTAATGAATGGAACTATAAGAACTATGACC gtTAATCAAGACAAAGCAATTGGGCTCCTGGATTCTAGCATGTTAGCTACAGACCTCGCGCACGCGCTCGTCCGGCGTGGCGTACCATTTCGAAAAGCACATCATATTGTAGGGTTCGTGCTCAGACGCGCTGCCGCCTTAGGAGTAGATCTAAAGCACATGCCTCATAAGGAATACATTGCTATATg CCCAGAATTTGGATCTCAAGAGGAGCtagagaaaatattttcatgggAATCTAGTGTGGAGCAATATACAAGCGCCGGAGGAACTTCGCGCGACGCGGTTTGGAATCAGCTGCAGTTGTTACAGAAATGGTTACAAGATGAGCATTGTTAG
- the LOC119835334 gene encoding cyclin-dependent kinase 11B isoform X1, producing MSNYEDDQSEDGELARSPIQDEMDFSLSDEDRDNPDSLVIKPPQAIIRSHRDKRSHKRSGKDRYKETARKEKKHLYRDRDKMEKAKREVGKAIERDDVPKDYYREKQYYREKEVYRDNKDIREKEMYREREIRDKDVYREKEVYREKDPYREREHYRERELYRDNTYRDLGRPRETYRSKEAYKEKDLQRDHDVYVSRDRQYKYSEAERKHIESEKIQTTSQRLQINARLQMLAEETRSSHNNEKENRDKTSGDKELEDLRSRILSKRLTKELQTQDSKKHSDYDKEVRSDSSRHSSLDKQHLERKNRLIEAEREMVKRKHESRNELEARREDRRRRGKKRSVSPDESRTKKNKTMHSPSYGDSVVEVSDASDVEMKSDTHSEPEEGEHSNTETEEGSSTTDSESDAKSDEEVQESAMNETVTKDHTKSKSPSPKSIHASPSSHETRRSHSRSKSRSRSHSFSPPPPDENGKTPVEEAKPTEDDESQRLKEEAINSLPPYFPALQGCRSVEEFQCLNRIEEGTYGVVYRARDKTTDEIVALKRLKMEKEKEGFPITSLREINTLLKGQHPNIVTVREIVVGSNMDKIFIVMDYVEHDLKSLMETMRNKKQVFLPGEVKCLMTQLLRAVHHLHDNWILHRDLKTSNLLLSHKGILKVGDFGLAREYGSPLRQYTPIVVTLWYRAPELLLCCKEYSTPIDMWSVGCIFAEFVTMNPLFPGKSEVDQLNRIFKDLGTPSELLWPGYKELPAVQKMTFAEHPPGGLRQRVGADLLSESGLALLQGFLTYNPVRRLSADAALEHAYFKENPVAIDPAMFPTWPAKSEGNRRTTHSPKPPAGGAAYAQFARADSDEALGFHVQARSLNVAPGFSLKF from the exons ATGAGCAATTACGAAGATGATCAAAGTGAAGACGGAGAATTAGCACGAAGTCCAATTCAGGACGAAATGGATTTCAG tttgtcTGACGAGGACCGCGATAACCCCGATTCCTTGGTAATTAAACCGCCTCAAGCGATTATTCGGTCGCATCGAGACAAAAGGAGTCACAAACGTTCTGGCAAAGACAGGTACAAAGAAACTGCGAGAAAAGAGAAAAAGCATCTTTATAG GGACCGTGATAAGATGGAAAAAGCGAAACGTGAGGTTGGTAAAGCCATTGAACGTGATGATGTACCCAAGGACTACTATAGAGAAAAACAATACTACAGGGAAAAAGAAGTATACCGCGATAACAAAGACATACGAGAAAAGGAAATGTATAGGGAACGAGAAATAAGAGATAAGGATGTATATAGAGAAAAGGAAGTCTATAGGGAAAAGGATCCTTATAGAGAAAGAGAGCATTATAGAGAGAGAGAATTGTATAGAGATAATACATATAGAGATTTAGGTAGACCAAGGGAAACTTATAGAAGTAAAGAGGCatacaaagaaaaagattTACAAAGGGATCATGATGTATATGTCAGTAGGGATAGACAGTATAAGTATTCTGAGGCTGAAAGAAAGCACATTGAGtcagaaaaaatacaaactacATCACAGAGGTTACAAATTAATGCTAGGTTACAAATGCTGGCTGAAGAAACTAGGAGTTCTCAcaataatgaaaaagaaaaccgAGATAAAACTTCTGGTGATAAAGAATTAGAAGATTTAAGAAGCAGAATATTAAGTAAAAGGTTGACAAAAGAACTTCAAACACAAGATTCAAAAAAACACTCTGATTATGACAAAGAGGTTAGGTCTGATTCCAGTAGACATTCTTCTCTAGATAAACAACATTTAGAACGAAAAAACAGATTGATAGAAGCAg AAAGAGAAATGGTTAAAAGGAAACATGAATCACGTAATGAATTAGAAGCGCGTCGAGAAGACCGTCGCCGCCGAGGCAAAAAGCGTTCCGTTAGTCCAGATGAAAGCAGGACTAAAAAGAACAAGACAATGCACTCGCCGAGCTACGGAGATTCAGTTGTAGAAGTGTCAGATGCTAGTGATGTGGAAATGAAGAGTGACACACACTCTGAACCCGAAGAAG GTGAACATTCCAATACAGAAACAGAAGAGGGAAGTTCTACTACTGATTCAGAATCTGATGCAAAATCAGATGAGGAAGTTCAAGAAAGTGCTATGAATGAAACAGTGACCAAAGATcatacaaaatcaaaatcacCATCACCAAAATCTATCCATGCAAGCCCCTCATCACATGAAACTAGAAG GTCACACTCTAGATCAAAAAGTAGGAGTAGGTCCCATTCATTTTCCCCACCCCCACCTGATGAAAATGGAAAAACTCCAGTAGAAGAAGCCAAACCTACTGAGGATGATGAAAGTCAGAGACTCAAAGAGGAGGCCATCAATTCACTGCCACCCTACTTCCCTGCACTTCAG ggGTGTAGATCAGTTGAAGAGTTTCAATGTTTAAATAGAATTGAGGAGGGCACATATGGAGTTGTCTATAGAGCTCGGGACAAAACCACAGATGAGATTGTGGCTCTGAAACGGCTCAAAATGGAGAAGGAAAAAGAAGGATTCCCTATTACATCACTAAGGGAAATCAACACATTACTAAAG gGCCAGCATCCGAACATCGTCACAGTGCGAGAAATAGTAGTCGGTTCGAATATGGACAAAATATTCATAGTTATGGATTACGTGGAACATGATTTGAAGAGTCTCATGGAAACAATGAGGAACAAAAAACAGGTGTTTCTACCAG gtGAGGTGAAATGTTTGATGACACAATTATTAAGAGCAGTTCACCACCTACATGATAACTGGATCCTGCACAGAGACCTGAAGACAAGTAATCTGCTGCTTTCACATAAAGGAATATTAAAG GTTGGAGATTTCGGATTGGCCAGGGAGTATGGGTCACCGCTTCGCCAGTACACACCCATAGTGGTGACACTTTGGTACCGCGCCCCAGAGCTATTGCTGTGCTGTAAAGAATACTCCACGCCCATTGATATGTGGAGTGTTGGATGCATATTTGCAGAGTTTGTCACGATGAATCCTCTATTTCCCGGAAAATCAGAGGTCGATCAGttgaatagaatatttaaG GACCTCGGCACGCCGTCGGAGTTGTTGTGGCCGGGCTACAAGGAGCTGCCAGCGGTGCAGAAGATGACGTTCGCGGAGCACCCGCCGGGCGGGCTGCGCCAGCGCGTCGGCGCCGACCTGCTCTCGGAGAGCGGGCTCGCGCTGCTGCAAGGCTTCCTCACCTACAACCCCGTGAGGCGCCTCTCCGCTGATGCCGCGCTGGAGCACGCTTACTTTAAG GAGAACCCGGTGGCGATCGACCCGGCGATGTTCCCCACGTGGCCCGCCAAGTCGGAGGGCAACCGGCGCACGACGCACAGCCCCAAGCCGCCGGCGGGTGGCGCGGCGTACGCGCAGTTCGCGCGCGCCGACTCGGACGAGGCGCTCGGCTTCCACGTGCAGGCGCGCTCGCTCAACGTCGCGCCCGGCTTCTCGCTCAAGTTCTAG
- the LOC119835241 gene encoding sorting nexin-29-like, translating into MNSKILNTLASAIENKDEELKKRKESAKQYLRELLGCIENCQNRFGGKSELATEDDIRILHLCEKWEKVLSHGLKTNLSNYTIQNFVSAGLNFTFNIVNVGNSLWSYCCLHLTKHEKERFKILSNINTPLGYFRAFLRASLNERSLERYLQSWISHGLLVEYYDEGAIIRSPEANLLPNTAAGLSTVLFALSIDRAELNDSQHASQANKAELVIPLPTPIKSVNNSKRKPLRQVISFEKTEHKNSTKGGKPLEPVDSVSEASWNSAPATCLNSPDPKITSPIASTSEPTSSDCKTGIRHFFPDSVKSLDSPLQLLSKLSESAKEIFTSSSSIEKNNLRDDASDLSVNCLKIYESDSEEVAGSIDGSTSCLELCFTEDESVPDEKALDSVLECREKEFINLQLKYNQIEQTNKDKIQKLEKVVLDLSKENDRLKEQLRNYMSALEMGKALKSSNGHEEEITQYERKLVQVAEMHAELMEFNQHLQQRLQDLENSGLEILECPESNVKVYIPSAFLVGKKPNSYHVYQIFLKVGQEEWNVYHRYAKFYEMHTQLKKCHPDIANYKFPPKKTLRKRDAKVVEQRRISLQAYLRHVVLVLPELRECTSRTQLVTLLPFLGTSSTAKENGVHNTLARQHSNDSVSTYDPL; encoded by the exons atg AACAGtaagatattaaatacacTTGCTAGTGCAATAGAAAACAAAGATGAGgaacttaaaaaaaggaaagaaagTGCTAAACAATATCTACGTGAGCTTCTAGGCTGTATTGAAAATTGTCAAAACCGTTTTGGAGGAAAGTCTGAGCTTGCTACGGAAGATGATATtag AATACTTCATCTTTGTGAAAAATGGGAAAAGGTACTTAGTCATGGATTGAAGactaatttatcaaattacacCATTCAAAATTTTGTGTCTGCtggattaaattttacatttaatattgttaatgttg GGAATTCATTATGGAGCTATTGTTGTTTGCACTTAACGAAACACGAAAAAGAGCGTTTCAAAATTTTgtctaatataaatacaccATTGGGATATTTTAGAGCATTTCTTAGAGCCTCATTAAATGAGCGTTCCTTGGaaag GTATTTACAGAGTTGGATTTCTCATGGTCTTTTAGTAGAGTATTATGATGAAGGAGCTATTATTAGAAGTCCTGAAGCCAATCTTCTACCTAATACTGCTGCAG GCTTATCAACTGTTTTGTTTGCGTTATCTATTGATAGGGCTGAGTTGAATGACTCCCAGCATGCTAGCCAAGCGAACAAGGCAGAGCTAGTTATACCGCTTCCTACACCAATCAAATCAGTTAACAATTCCAAACGAAAACCACTCAGACAGGTGATATCGTTTGAAAAAACAgaacataaaaatagtacGAAGGGAGGAAAGCCCCTAGAACCCGTTGATAGCGTATCGGAAGCCTCGTGGAACAGTGCTCCAGCTACCTGCTTAAATTCTCCAGATCCTAAAATAACATCACCTATCGCATCCACAAGTGAGCCCACTAGTTCTGACTGCAAGACTGGTATAAGGCATTTCTTTCCTGACAGTGTCAAATCTCTTGACAGCCCCTTACAGTTACTGTCCAAACTGTCGGAAAGTGCaaaggaaatatttacaagCTCGTCAAGTATCGAAAAGAATAATTTGCGTGACGACGCCTCCGATTTAAGTGTcaattgtttgaaaatatatgagaGTGACAGTGAGGAGGTAGCCGGTAGTATAGATGGTAGTACATCGTGCTTGGAACTTTGCTTTACGGAAGATGAGAGTGTGCCCGATGAAAAGGCACTCGATTCGGTTTTAGAATGTAGGGAAAAGGAATTCATTAACTTGCAGCTCAAGTACAATCAAAttgaacaaacaaataaagataagATTCAGAAATTGGAGAAAGTTGTACTAGATCTAAGCAA aGAAAACGATAGGTTAAAGGaacaattaagaaattatatgtCGGCTTTGGAAATGGGGAAAGCATTGAAATCTAGCAATGGCCATGAAGAAGAGATAACGCAATACGAACGAAAACTTGTTCAG GTAGCTGAAATGCACGCGGAATTGATGGAGTTCAATCAGCATTTGCAGCAACGACTTCAAGATCTAGAAAATTCGGGCTTGGAAATATTAGAATGTCCAGAGTCTAACGTGAAAGTGTACATTCCCAGTGCGTTCTTAGTCGGAAAGAAACCAAATTCCTATCATGTGTATCAG atatttttaaaggtgGGACAGGAAGAATGGAATGTGTATCATAGATACGCAAAGTTCTATGAAATGCATACGCAACTCAAAAAGTGCCATCCAGATATTGCTAATTATAAATTCCCTCCCAAAAAGACGCTGAGAAAGAGA GATGCGAAAGTGGTAGAACAGCGTCGCATATCGCTGCAAGCGTACTTGCGACACGTGGTGCTCGTGCTGCCGGAACTGCGGGAGTGCACCAGCCGCACTCAACTCGTCACTTTATTGCCTTTCTTGGG GACATCGTCTACGGCCAAAGAAAATGGAGTCCACAATACACTAGCGCGCCAACATTCCAACGACTCTGTGTCTACTTATGATCCACTATAA